GAGGGCGGGCGCGACGGCGAGCGCGGACAGGCCGGCGCGCAGCAGCGTACGGCGTTGCAGCCGTCGCGCCCGATCGCTCGCCGGACCTGTAGATGCGCCCATCCAGTCCCCTGGCCTCGGTGTGGAGTCCCTTGCCGGAGCCTCTCACGCTGGCATAGACTGAACGATCAGTCAATCGTTTGCCCGGGCGAGGAGTCCCATGACCGCGACCGAGATCGCACCCGAGCTGTCCACCCGTCTCGACTCCCTGATCGACCAGGAGACCGAGGTCTTCCGCGGTCGCCAGACCGGCAGCGCAGCGATGTCGGAGCGAGCTCGCACGCTGGCCGGCGGCGCGACCTCCAACTGGCAGATCGCCGAGCCGCACGCGGTCTGGATCAGCCACGGCGCGGGCCCCCACGTGGTCGACGTGGACGGCAACGAGTACGCCGACTTCCACGGTGGGTACGGCGTGTCCCTGGCCGGGCACGCGCACCCGGCCATCGTCGAGGCGGTACGACGACGGGTCGGCCAGGGCACGCACTTCGCCCAGCCGACCGAGGACTCCATAGTGGTGGCCGACAACCTCGCGGAGCGGTTCGGCCAGCCGCTGTGGCGCTTCGGCAACTCGGGCACCGAGGTCACCATGGACGCCGTTCACCTGATGCGGGCGGTCACCGGGCGTGACCGGATCATCAAGGTCGAGGGTGGCTACCACGGCCACCACGACTCGGTGATGGTCTCGGTACTGCCCGAGCCGGACGACGAGATCGGGCCGCCCGACGCCCCGCTGGGGGTGGTCAGCAACAGTGGCATCCCGGACGCCGTCGCGGATCTGGTGACCGTCGTCCAGTTCAACGACCTGGCGGCCGTCGAGGCCGCGCTGGCCCGTCACCCCGGCGAGATCGCCGGCATGATCGTGGAGCCGATCATGATGAACGCCGGCATCATCCACCCGCAGGACGGCTACCTCGCCGGGCTCAAGGACCTGCTCCACGCGCACGGCGCCCTGCTCACCTTCGACGAGGTGAAGACCGGGCTCACGGTCGGACCCGGCGGCGTGAGCCGGCTGGTCGGTGTGACCCCCGACCTGATCTGTGTCGCGAAGTCGATCGGCGGCGGCGTCTCCACCGCGGCGATCGGCGGCCAGACCGAGGTGATGGGGCTGATCGCGACCGGTGCCTACGAGCAGGTCGGCACCTTCAACGGCAACCCGTTGGCGATGGCCGCGGCCAGGGCGATGCTGACCGAGGTGCTGACCGACGAGGCCTACGCCCACCTCGACCACCTGCGCGACCGGGTCAGCTCGGGGCTGCAGAGCGTCATCGACCGGCACGACGCTCCCTGGCGGGTCGTGACCGCCGGCGCCAAGGGGTGCGTCTCGTTCATGCCGCAGCCGATCCACAACTTCCGCGACTTCCGCGAGCTCGACGGCCGCTACGGCCACGCCCACTGGCTGGTGCAGCACAACCGGGGCGCGTTCCTGCCGCCGTGGGGCAAGGTCGAGCAGTGGCTGATCTCGGTGCAGCACACCGACGCCGACATCGACCGCTTCGTCGCCAACTGCGGCCACCTGGCCGACGAGCTGCTCGGGTCTCGCGCCTGATGGCCGGCGGGCTGTCACTGACCGGGCTCGTCAAGCGCTTCGGCGACGCCGTGGCGGTCGACGGACTCGACCTCGAGATCGGCGAGGGTGAGTTCTTCTCCCTGCTCGGCTCGTCCGGCTGCGGCAAGACCACGACCCTGCGGATGATCGCCGGGTTCGAGGAGCCCGACGAGGGGCAGATCGTCCTGGACGGTGCCGACCTCTCCCAGGTCTCGCCGCACAAGCGTCCGGTCAACACCGTCTTCCAGTCCTACGCGCTGTTCCCCTTCCTCGACGTCTCCGACAACGTCGCCTTCGGCCTGCGCTACCAGCGCGCCTCCAAGGACGACGTACGACGTCGGGTCGGCGCCGCGCTCGAGCTCGTGCAGATGGGCAGCCTGGCCAAGCGCAAGCCGCATCAGCTCTCGGGCGGCCAGCAGCAGCGCGTCGCACTGGCCCGCGCGCTGGTCCTCGAGCCGACCGTGCTCCTGCTCGACGAGCCGATGGGCGCCCTGGACGCCAAGCTCCGCAAGCAGCTCCAGCTCGAGCTCCGGGCCCTGCAGAAGCAGGTCGGCACGACCTTCGTCTACGTCACCCACGACCAGGAGGAGGCACTGACGATGAGCGACCGGCTCGCGGTGCTCGAGTCGGGCAGGGTGATGCAGGTGGGCACCCCCAGCGAGGTCTACAGCGAGCCCGCGAACGCCCATGTGGCCACGTTCCTGGGCACCGCGAACCTCTGGGACGCGCACATCGTGTCGGCCGACGCGGACGGCGTCTGTTGCAAGGTCGGCGACGTCGAGCTGCGGGTTGCCGGCACCCGGGCGGAGCCCGGCTCCGAGATGGCGGTGATGGTGCGCCCGGAGCGGGTGGAGGTGACCCCCGCCGGCACCGCCACCGACGGCGCCAACGTGCTGCCCGGCCGGGTCGGCACGCTCACCTTCCGCGGAGCCCACACCGCGGTGCTCCTCGACTGCTCGGGGCTGCGTCTCGAGGCCGAGGTCGCCAACGTGGCCGGCGCTCCGCCCGCCTGGCTCGCCGAGGGCGCCGCAGTCGTCGCGCAGGTGTCGCCCCAGGCGCTGCGGCTGCTGTCGGCCTGAGCTAGGCGCGGGCCCGGATCACCCAGGCGGTGGCGGCCTGCTCGAACGGTGGCTCGGGCAGCCGCGCGCGGCACCGGTCGTGGAGCCGCCGCAGGTGCTCCTCGTCCAGGGTCGCGACGTAGTCGCCGAGCGGGCCGACCCCGAGGAGGTAGGGCGCCCACCACTCGTCGTACGACGTGAAGCGGACGCGGACCGTCAGGGCCGACGGCTCGACGTCGTCGAGACCGGCCTCGGTGGCCAGCGCGACCAGATGACCCTCGCTGGTGCCGGGCAGGTCGCCCTCGACCGGGGCGTCGGGGTCGAGCTCCGCGGCCGCCTGCCAGAACAGCGACAGCGGCGAGCCGGTGCCCGCGTGGTCCCAGACCGAGGCCGCGACCACGCCGCCGGGCCGGGTGACCCGACCCATCTCCCGCAGCCCGCCGACCGGGTCGGTCATGAAGTGCACGACCAGCCCGGCCAGAGCCGCGTCGAAGGTGCCGTCGTCGAAGGGCAGCGCCTCAGCCCGGGCCTGGCGCACGTCGAGCCCCGCGAAGCGGTCTCGCGTCGCCGCGACGAACGGTGGCGAGGGGTCGACCGCGGACACCGGGGCGGCTCCGGGCCGGTCCACCAGGAGCTGGGTGAGCACCCCCGGACCACAGCCCACGTCGAGCACCCGGCCACCCTCCGGCAGCGCGGCGTACGCGAGAAACTCGCGGGCCAGCGGCTCGGAGTAGCGGCCCATGAAGCGGAGGTAGGACTCAGCCGGCACCTCGAAGCTCATGGAGCCAGTGTGACCGGCCGGCGACGACCTGTCAGCGCTTGCGCTTTGCGCGGGACCGGGCGGGGCCGAGACCGAGCTCTTTGCCGGCGACGTCGAGGGCCACCTTGCGGGCCCGGGCCACGTCGACGACCGGGTCGTCGAGGGCGACCTGCACCACGAGCCCGTCGAGCAGGGAGCTCCACATGATCGCGAACGTCTCGACGTCGAGCTCCCCGATCTCGCCGGCGTCGACCCCGGCCCGGACGACGCGCACGATCAGGTCGCGCCACTGGGCGTCGAGCTCGGCGCGGTCCTTCTTGACCTCGGGGTGCCGGAAGGCCTGGGCCCACAGGTCGAACCAGAGGCCCCAGTCGCCGGTGATCGAGCTCTGCTTGGCGGGGACCAGGGTCCACTCGACGAGGGTCTCGAGGCGATCGCGGAGCCCGGTCGTCGAGCGCAGCATCTCCTCGGTGGCGGCGTAGAACGAGCGTTCGGACCAGCGCAGGGCCTCGGTGAGGAGGCTGTCCTTCGTGCCGAAGTAGTAGATGACCAGCGCCGGACTGGCGCCCACGCGCTCGGCGACGTCGGCGATCCGGGTGTCGCTGAAACCGCGCTCCGCGATCAGCGTGGCGGCCGCCGAGAGCATCTGGTCGCGGCGTACGTCGGCGACGGCGTCGCCGGTGTCGCGCGCGGCCATGGCCTCCCCTTGCTCATCGGTCGACTGCTTGTGGACGCACGCTAGCACGCCTTAGACTGAACAGTCAGTCAGGACTTCGGAGGGCGGTGAGCACCATGGCGGGGACCCACGACGTGGGCGTGGCCGGTGACCGGCACGGCCTGGCTCCGGCCACGATCTCCTCCCGGGCGGGTCGGTGACCCTCGATCCCCCGGAGCGGCTGCGGAGGATGATGTCCGCGCGCTCGGTGGCCGTGGTGGGCGCCAGCGAACGGCCCGGCTCGTTCGGCTGGCGGGTGTCCACGGAGGTGCTGCGCAGCCCCGGTCTCGAGCGGGTGCACCTGGTGAACCCCGGGCGCACCTCGGTACTCGGTCATCCCTGCGTGCCGTCGTTGGCCGACGTGCCCGAACCGGTCGACCTGGTGCTCCTCGGCGTCCCGGACTCCGCCCTCGTGCCCGCGCTCTCGCTGGCGGCGGCGCGCGGTGACGCGGGGGCGGTGATCTACGGGCCGGCGTACGGCGTCCGCGACGAGGTGGTCGCGGCGGCCGGCCAGATGGCGCTGGTCGGCGCTGGCTGCATGGGGTTCGTCGACACCACGACCGGGGTCCGGGCGATCGGCTACCTCGAGCGCGACCCGCTGCCCGCCGGGTCGATCGCGCTGGTCACCCACTCCGGCTCGGTCTTCTCGGCACTGCTGCGCACCCACCGGCGGCTGGAGTACTCCGTCGCCGTCTCGTCGGGCCAGGAGCTGGTGACGACCGCGGCGGACCACCTGGCCTACGCGCTGTCCCTGCCCCAGACCCGGGTGGTCGGGCTGGTGCTGGAGACGATGCGCGACGCCCCGCACCTGGCGGCCGGCCTGGCCGAGGCAGCCGCGCGGGGCATCCCGGTGTGCGCGCTGACCGTCGGCTCGTCGCTGCGCGGGCAGGCCCTGGTCGACGCGCACTCGGGAGCCGTCGCGGGGTCGGACGCCGGTTGGGAGGCCCTGTTCGCGGGGTACGGCGTGCATCGCTGCTTCGACCTCGCCGACCTGACCGACAGCCTCGAGCTGTTCTCGATCGGGCGGCGCCTGGTCCCGTCGGCGGGCCGCGGGCTGGCGACCGCTCACGACTCGGGCGCCGAGCGGGTCCTGGTCGCGGACGTCGCGGAGCGGCTCGGCGTACCGTTCGCCGAGCTCGCCCCGGCGACGGTGGAGCGGCTCTCCTCGCTGCTCGACCCCGGGCTGGAGGCGATCAACCCGCTCGACGTGTGGGGCAGCGGGGCCGACACCGAGGAGCTCTTCGGTGGCGCGCTGGCGGCGCTGGCCGACGACGCCGAGGTCGGGGTGGTGGCGTTGGCGGTCGACCTGGTCGAGGAGTACGACGGTGACGAGTCGTTCCCGCGGGCGCTCGCGACGCTGCTGACGCGGACCGAGAAACCGGTCGTGGTGCTGTCCAACCTGGCGTCCGCCGTCGACCCGATGGCGGCGGCGCGGCTGCGAGGCCTCGGCATCCCGGTCCTGGAGGGCACGGCGTCGGGGCTGCGCGCCATCGGTCATCTGCTGTCGCCGCCGCCGGCGGCGCGGCCGGAGGCGGTGGTGGACCGGGCGCGACAGGCCCGGTGGACCGAGCGAGGGCTGGGCGACTGGGCCGCCCTGCTGGAGGACTACGGGATCGCGGTGGTCCCGAGCGCGGTGGTGGGCTCGGCCGACGAAGCCGTCGGGGTGGCGTCGGCGCTGGGGTACCCCGTCGTACTGAAGACCGCGGAGGCCGCCGTCCACCACAAGACCGAGCAGGACGGGGTGCGCCTCGGGATAGCGTCCGTCGAGGCCGTGCGGACGTCGTACGACGACCTGGCCGCGCGGCTCGGTGCGCGGGTCGTCGTACAACGTCAGGTGGCCGGGGTCGAGGTGGCGCTCGGGATCGTCCGCGACCCGCTGCTCGGCCCCCTCGTCGTGGTCGCGGCCGGCGGGACGCTGGTCGAGCTGATGGGCGAGCGTGCGGTCGCGCTGCCACCGGTCGGCCGTGGTCCGGCGCTCGACCTGCTGGGCCGCCTGCGGCTGTGGCGGGTGCTGGAGGGCTACCGCGGCGCCCCACCGGCCGATGTCGACGCGCTGGTGACCACGATCGTCGGCCTCGGGCAGCTCACCCTGGAGCTCGGCGACCACCTCGCCGGCCTCGATCTCAACCCGGTCGTCGTCGGCCCGGCACCCACTCCCGACCAGCCGGCGGGTGGTGCCGTCGTCGTCGACGCCCTCCTCCTCCCCCGCTGACTCGGCGCAAACAGACGTCGTAATCACGCTGAGTCGGCGCAAACAAACGCGGCATTCACGTCGAGTCGGCGCAAACAGACACACCGGGGCCGATTGCCCCGCGTCACGATGCGCCGAGTCGGAGTTCTCGAGACGCCCGTTTGCGCCGACTCGGCGGCGTGGGATTGCCTGTTTGTGCCGACTCAGCGGCTTGGGGGTGCCTGTTTGTGCCGAGTGAGCGGCTTGGGGCTGCCTGTTTGTGCCGAGTGGGTCAGGTGAGCTCGGGGAAGGGGAGGGCGATCGGGTCCGGGGTCAGCCGGCTGCGGCCGTCGGCGTCGAAGCGGTCGAGACCCAGGTCGGTCGTGTCGAGGACGTCGCTCTGCCCGGTCAGCACGAGGTCGGAGGCGGCCTTGGCGACCCCCGGGCCCCACATCATCCCGTGCCCGCCCGCCGCGGCCACGAACGCGCCGTCGAGGACCTCCCCGTCGCGCAGGGCCGGACCCAGGATCGGCAGGTGGTCGGGGGTGTAGTCGATCGTCGCGGCCCACGTCTTGCGCAGCCCGACCTCGGTGGTGGCGGGCACCAGGGTCGCCATCCGCTCGGCCATCACCTCGAAGTAGCCATGGTCGAACGCGCGCGCCTCGCCGGGCGCCTCGTCGGGGTTGCTCATCCCCCACATCAGCCCGCCCTCCCAGGGACGCCAGTAGATCCCCGACCTCAGGTCGAAGACCATCGGCAGCCGGTCGGGAGCGAACGCCGGATGGGGCTCGGTGACCACGACCTGGTGCCGTGCCCCGCCGGAGGGGATCCGGACGCCGGCCGCGGCCCCGACGGCAGCGAGGGTCGGTCCGCCGGTCAGCACCACGCGGCTGGTCGCGATGTCGCCGGCCGAGGTGTGCACCCCCACCACGTGCCCGGCCTCGACGGCCAGCCCGGTGAACGGCGTGCGTTCGCAGACCCGCACCCCAGCCGTGAACAGCGCGGCGGTGTAGGCAAGCACGTTGCGGGGCGGGTCGATGTAGCCGTCGCCGGGCGCGTACGACGATCCGAGCGTCTGCCCGGGAGCCATCGCCGGGTTCATCGCGTCGACCTCGTCGCCGTCGACCCAGCGCACGTCGAGACCGAGCGCCTGCTGCATCGCGATCCGACCCCGGGCCTGCTGCACCTCGGTGTCGGTGAAGCACGGCATGAAGTACCCCTGCGCCACGAAGCCCGAGTCGATCCCGAGCGCCTCCTGCTGTCCGGTGTAGAAGTCCCGGCTGAACATCCCGAGCCGGACCGCGGCCTCGGTGCCGCCCTGGGCACGGACCATGCCTGCGGCCCGGGAGCTGGCACCCTGGCCGAGCGTGTCGCGCTCGAGCAGGACGACGTCGCCGAGGCCCGACTGACGCAGGAACCACGCGGTCCAGGCGCCGATCGTCCCACCGCCGACGACCACCGCATCGGCGCTTCGCGGCACTGTGGTCATGGGGGCGAGCGTGGCATAGACTGAACGGTCAGTCAACGATTCTCGACTCCGCTCGACCCGCGTGGGACCTCCGCTCGATCGGCGGGGTGACGCCCGATCACCCGAAGGACGGCGCATGTACGGACTGACCCCTGACGACCTCGCGCTCCAGGCTCGCGCCCGCGGGTTCGCCGACGAGCTGATCGCGCACGAGGAGTACGCCGAGGCGCACGAGGGCGAGCTCCCTCCCGACGTGGCGCACCGCCTCGAGGCCCGGGCCGTCGAGCTCGGGCTGACCGCGACCAACATGCCCGTCGACGTGGGCGGTCGGGGGCTCAGCCACCTCCAGCAGGTGCTGGTGCAGGAGCAGGGCGGCCGGGTCACCAACGCGCTGGCCTGGTGCCTCACGACGCCACCGGGCTGGTGGCCCGCCGTCGCCAACGACCACCAGCGTGAGACCTGGCTGATCCCGACCGTCGAAGGCCGCCGCGAGGAGTGCTACGCGATCACCGAGGAGCACGCCGGCTCGGACGTCTCCGACCTCCAGGCCACCGCAGCGCGGGACGGTGACGACTACGTGCTGAACGGCGTGAAGTGGCACGTCACGTCGTACAACAAGGCCGACTACGTCTTCTTCCAGGCCGTGCTCACGACCGGCGAGCACGCCGGCGAGCAGGCGCTCTTCGTCGCCGACAAGGACACCCCCGGCATCCGCGTGGTCCGCACCCCGGCGTACACCCACACCATCGCCCACCACCACCCGATCGTGGCCTTCGAGGACGTCCGGGTGCCGGCCACCCACCTGATCGGCTCCGAGGATGCCGGGATGTCGTTCGTCTACGAGTGGTTCCGCTACGAGCGGCTGATGATCGCGACCCGCTGCCTCGGCGCCGTCGAGCGGCTGGTCGACGAGATGTCCGCCTTCGCCGCCCAGCGACGGATCGGCCTCGACCGGCTCGCGGACAAGCAGCTGGTCCAGGCGATGCTGGCCGACAGCCTCACCGAGCTCTTCGCGGCCCGCTCGATGGTCTACGGCCTGGCCCGCAGCCTCGACGGGCAGTCGGGAGGCCTCGACCTCAAGGTCGCCCACGCCCAGTGCTCGATGGCCAAGCTCTTCTGCAGCGAGATGGCAGGGCGGGTCGCCGACCGGGCCGTCCAGGTCTTCGGCGGACGGGGATACATGCGGGAGAACGTCGCCGAGCGCTTCTTCCGCGAGCTGCGCGTCGAGCGCATCTGGGAGGGCGCCAGCGAGGTGCAGCGCGTGATCATCGCCGACCAGCTGGGCAAGCGCGGCCGGGCCCGACTGGTCTAGACCCACCGCCGCCGGGCTGTGGTTGGCTGGGCGGCGTGAGCCCTGCCAACCTTCCGGCCGCCTGGTCCGGCCTGGTCGACGACGCGGCGGTCTTCCCGCCCGGCGACGTCCCCCTGCCCGACGCGGTCGACGCCTTCCGCTCCCGGCGCGACGAGTGGTACGCCGACCTCGTCGGCTCGTTCGTCGTCACCGACACCCGGCTCCCGGAGGTGCCCCAGGACATCCCGGTGACGGTCGTGGTGACCGGCGGGGCGGGCGCCGTCGCCGGGGTCGCGACCTTGGCCGGCCGCCTGGGCCACCGGCTGACCGGCATCGAGATCGCGGTCCGCGACCTCGACGACATCGCTGGCAACGTACGACGCATCAACGCCGCCGTCTACGCCGCGCGGGCCGAGGGCCTGCCCGAGGAGACAGAGATCCATGTCGAGCTGCCCCAGGTCGGGCCGACCGCCTCGTGGCTGGCCGGCGCCGACGCCGTGGCCGAAGCCGAGGCCCACCTCAAGTTCCGGACCGGGGGCGTCGAGGCGCACCTCTTCCCCGACGCTGCGACGGTCGCCGCGTGGATCGACGCCGCGCTCGACCGCGAGACGTCGTACAAGTGCACGGCGGGGCTGCACCATGCCGTCCGCCACCGCGACCACGAGACCGGCTTCGAGCACCACGGCTTCCTCAACGTGCTGCTGGCCACCCGGCGCGCCTTCGACGGCGGGACGGTCGCCGAGGTGGCCGAGGTCCTCGACGACCACTACACCAACGACATGGTCGCGCTGGCGCGCACCAGCGACCTCGCCGGTGCCCGCCGCTGGTTCACGTCGTTCGGCTCGTGCAGCGTGAGCGACCCGCTCGACGACCTGCTCGCCCTCGGCCTGCTCGAGGCTCCCCATGCCTGAGCCGGACGGCTACGGCCTCGACCACCTGCCGTACGGCGCCTACTCCGTCGGCGCCGGGACCCCACGGATCGGGGTGCGCCTGGGCGACCGGGTGCTCGATGTCGCCGACCTACGTCCCGAGCTCGACCGGCCGACCCTGAACGACTTCATGGCGCTCGGTCCCGATGCCTGGGCCGAGACCCGGGCCCAGGTCACCGACCTCGCCGCCGCCGATGCGTTGGCAGCGACACCGGTCGACGACGTACGCCTGCACCTGCCGTTCGCCGTGGGCGACTACGTCGACTTCTATGCCTCGCTCGACCACGCGTCCAACGTCGGCCGGATCTTCCGACCCGACCAGGAGCCGCTGCTGCCCAACTGGCGCCATCTCCCCGTCGGCTACCACGGTCGTGGCGGCACCGTCGTCGTCAGTGGTACGCCGGTGGTCCGGCCCTGCGGGCAGCGGAAGGCGCCGACGGAGGACGCCCCGACCTACGGGCCGAGCCGACGCCTCGACATCGAGGCGGAGCTCGGCTTCGTGATCGGTGCCGGTTCGGCACTCGGGTCGCGGATCAGCGTCGGCGACCTGGCCGAGCACGTCTTCGGCGTCGTCGGCCTCAACGACTGGTCCGCCCGCGACATCCAGGCCTGGGAGTACGTGCCCCTCGGACCGTTCCTCGGCAAGTCGTTCGCCACCTCGGTGGCAGCCTGGGTCACCCCCCTCGCCGCCCTCGACGCCGCGTGGTGCGACCTGCCCGGCCAGGACCCGACACCTCTGGACTACCTGGTCGGGCCGGGCTCGCCCGGCTCGGAGGGGGGCGGACCCCGCGGGCTCGACATCGACGTCGAGGTGGTCCTGAACGACCGGGTGGTCAGCCGCCCGCCGTACCGCACGATGTACTGGTCGCCCGCGCAGATGCTCGCGCACCTGACCGTGAACGGCGCCTCGACCAGGCCCGGTGACCTGTTCGCCTCCGGCACCATCAGCGGCCCGGAGCCCGACACCCGGGGCTCGTTCCTCGAGCTCAGCTGGGGTGGCCGGGAGCCGTTCGGCGGGCCGGGCGGAGAGAGCCGCACCTTCCTCGAGGACGGCGACGTGGTGACCTTGCGCTACTCCGCCCCCGGGACGAGCGGCGGACGGATCACCCTCGGCGAGGTGACCGGCCGGATCGAGCCCGCGCGCCCCTGAGCCTGCCGCCGGCGGAGCGGGTGAGGGGCGCGGTTTCCCCGGTTCACCGGGGAAACCGTCGCTTCCCAGGCGAAACTTCGGCGGAGAAGCGACGGCTTCGGCTGAGAAGTACCCCGTCTCGGGACCGCCTCAGCCGCACCCTGAACGACCCGGGTCGAGCGCTGGAGCGGGCCGTAGGCTCGCCGGGTGACCTCGTTCGGCCAGCTCCCGCCGCCCAGCCACGTGCTGGCGCACATCAGCGACACCCACCTGCTCGCCGGCGACGCCCGGCAGTACGGCGCGATCGACACCGTGGCGCACTTCCGCTCCGCCCTGGAGCGCCTGACAAGGATCGACCCGCCATCCCAGGCGCTGGTGGTCACCGGCGACCTCGCCGACCTCGGCGAGCCGGCGGCCTATCGCGAGCTGCGCAGCCTGGTCGAGCCGTTCGCGGAAGGGATCGGCGCCGAGGTCGTCTGGTGCATGGGCAACCACGACGAGCGCACGGCGTACTCCCGCGAGCTGTTCGGCGAGGAGTCCGACGCCCCCCAGGACCGGGTGTACGACGTCGCCGGGCTGCGGGTCGTCAGCCTGGACACCAGCGTGCCGGGCTGGCACCACGGCGAGCTCACCGACGAGCAGCTCGGATGGCTGAGCGACGTCCTGGCCACGCCTGCCGAGCACGGCACGATCCTGGCCCTGCACCACCCGCCGATCCCGTCTCCCCTGGTGCCGGCCGCGGAGATCATCGAGCTCCTCGACACCGACCGGCTCGCTGCGGTGCTCCGCGGCTCGGACGTCCGCGCGATCCTCGGCGGCCACTACCACTTCTCCTCCCACTCGACCTTCGCCGGGATCCCGGTCTCGGTCGCCGCCGCCACCTGCTACGTCGTGGACACCGCCCCGCTCGACCGGCTGATCTCCGCGGTGGACGGGCACCAGGCGTTCAACGTCGTCCATGTGTACGACGACCGGGTCGTCCACTCGATCGTGCCGGTGCCGGACGCACCCGAGGTCGACGGTTTCGGCGCCGATCTCGCGCCCCTGCTGGAGGCCCTCAGCCCCGAGGAGCGGCTCGACATGGTCTCGCGCAAGGACTCCCCGCTGAACACCGGCCAGCTTGACCTCGACGCACCGCCGCTCGGCGGCTGAGGCCCACGTAGGCTCGCAGAACCCAGGCGGAGGAGGCCACCACGTGCACGGAGTCGTGACCACGACCGAGCAGCTCACGCCGGGCATGGTGCGGATCGTGCTCGGGGGCGGAGACCTCGATCGGCTGGTGATGCCCGAGGCCACCGACGCCTACCTCAACGCCGCCTTCCGGCCGGCCGGCGCGAGCTACGACGAGGTCTTCGATCCCCAAACCGTGCGCGAGAGCCATCCGCAGGACCCGCAGCCGGCCCGTCGGCGTTACACCGTGCGCGCCTGGGACCCGGTTGCCTGCCTCCTGACCGTCGACTTCGTGGTGCACGGCGATA
This genomic window from Nocardioides cynanchi contains:
- a CDS encoding metallophosphoesterase: MTSFGQLPPPSHVLAHISDTHLLAGDARQYGAIDTVAHFRSALERLTRIDPPSQALVVTGDLADLGEPAAYRELRSLVEPFAEGIGAEVVWCMGNHDERTAYSRELFGEESDAPQDRVYDVAGLRVVSLDTSVPGWHHGELTDEQLGWLSDVLATPAEHGTILALHHPPIPSPLVPAAEIIELLDTDRLAAVLRGSDVRAILGGHYHFSSHSTFAGIPVSVAAATCYVVDTAPLDRLISAVDGHQAFNVVHVYDDRVVHSIVPVPDAPEVDGFGADLAPLLEALSPEERLDMVSRKDSPLNTGQLDLDAPPLGG
- the fahA gene encoding fumarylacetoacetase, with product MPEPDGYGLDHLPYGAYSVGAGTPRIGVRLGDRVLDVADLRPELDRPTLNDFMALGPDAWAETRAQVTDLAAADALAATPVDDVRLHLPFAVGDYVDFYASLDHASNVGRIFRPDQEPLLPNWRHLPVGYHGRGGTVVVSGTPVVRPCGQRKAPTEDAPTYGPSRRLDIEAELGFVIGAGSALGSRISVGDLAEHVFGVVGLNDWSARDIQAWEYVPLGPFLGKSFATSVAAWVTPLAALDAAWCDLPGQDPTPLDYLVGPGSPGSEGGGPRGLDIDVEVVLNDRVVSRPPYRTMYWSPAQMLAHLTVNGASTRPGDLFASGTISGPEPDTRGSFLELSWGGREPFGGPGGESRTFLEDGDVVTLRYSAPGTSGGRITLGEVTGRIEPARP